The following proteins come from a genomic window of Labeo rohita strain BAU-BD-2019 chromosome 25, IGBB_LRoh.1.0, whole genome shotgun sequence:
- the parp16 gene encoding protein mono-ADP-ribosyltransferase PARP16, with the protein MQPPLPTAAVRELICSCLHRDPVAADLRCSLFVAAVQSYKRDSVLRPFPPRYLRGEIKDFEELQKDVDTLPNVRDLVRLGHGDGDHHLALVHWVLSSKSFAVKTLQKEEFARLSQLTQSEGVSAPAPAPDFVFELQYCDLLNSKFERTRAGRELIYAFHGSRLENFHSIIHNGLHCHLNKTSLFGEGTYLTSDLSMAILYSPHGNGWRESVLGPLISCVALCEIIDHPDVKCQVKKKDSESIDRNRLRARNSEGGEVPEKYFVVTNNELLRVKYLLVYSQRRYRSRHARGTSWLVRHHFAIMMGLYLLLLIFIGAFNSSAFQSFWHRMFR; encoded by the exons ATGCAGCCGCCTCTCCCGACAGCTGCGGTCAGAGAGCTGATTTGCTCCTGTCTGCATCGAGACCCTGTAGCGGCAGATTTGCGCTGCAGCCTCTTCGTTGCCGCTGTCCAGAGCTACAAACGCGACTCAGTGCTCAGACCCTTTCCTCCTCGCTACCTTAGAGGAGAGATCAAGGACTTTGAGGAGCTG CAAAAGGATGTGGATACTTTGCCAAACGTGAGAGATCTAGTGCGTCTGGGACATGGTGATGGAGATCATCATCTGGCTCTAGTGCACTGGGTTCTCTCCTCCAAGAGTTTCGCTGTGAAGACCCTGCAGAAAGAGGAG TTTGCCAGACTCAGCCAGCTGACTCAAAGCGAGGGCGTTTCTGCTCCGGCTCCGGCTCCAGACTTCGTCTTTGAACTGCAGTACTGTGATTTGCTCAACTCCAAGTTCGAACGAACGCGGGCTGGACGCGAGCTCATCTATGCATTCCACGGCAGCAGACTGGAGAACTTCCACTCCATCATACACAACGGATTACACTGCCATCTCAATAAG ACCTCACTGTTTGGGGAGGGCACATACCTAACCAGTGACCTCAGCATGGCCATCCTTTACAGTCCCCACGGTAACGGATGGCGGGAAAGCGTTCTCGGGCCTTTGATCAGCTGCGTTGCTTTGTGTGAAATCATCGATCATCCTGATGTGAAGTGTCAGGTGAAGAAGAAAG ACTCTGAGAGCATTGACCGTAATCGTCTGAGGGCCAGGAACAGTGAAGGTGGTGAGGTGCCTGAGAAATACTTTGTGGTGACCAACAACGAGCTTCTGAGAGTGAAGTACCTGCTGGTGTATTCTCAGAGACGTTACCGTTCACG ACATGCTCGAGGGACGTCGTGGCTCGTCAGACATCATTTTGCCATCATGATGGGCCTGTATCTCCTGCTCCTCATATTCATCGGTGCCTTCAACTCGTCCGCTTTTCAGTCGTTCTGGCACAGAATGTTTCGGTGA